The Exiguobacterium mexicanum genome includes a window with the following:
- a CDS encoding tyrosine-protein phosphatase, whose protein sequence is MIDIHCHLLPAVDDGPETVEQAVEMAKRAVSEGVTAIVVTPHAFQPQFDTSELDVPNAVTRLQNVLRQENINLDLYSGQEIRIFGDLVESLSQGEALSLAGSRYVLVEFPSDSVPAYAEQLFFGLQTEGYTPIIAHPERNKEFATNPKRLMDFVSSGALSQITTSSLTGAFGNNVKDLAFAFLRNGLSHLIASDAHSTGRRTFYWTEVEKVVRDELGADKWGNYVINAEAVIKDDFVFIDPPTLPTKNWRGKWKK, encoded by the coding sequence ATGATTGATATCCATTGTCACTTATTACCGGCCGTCGATGACGGTCCGGAAACAGTCGAACAAGCGGTAGAAATGGCGAAGCGCGCAGTAAGTGAAGGGGTGACTGCAATCGTGGTCACCCCCCACGCGTTTCAACCGCAGTTTGACACGAGCGAACTAGATGTACCAAATGCTGTGACAAGACTTCAAAATGTACTTCGACAAGAAAACATTAATCTCGATTTGTATTCGGGCCAAGAGATTCGAATCTTCGGTGACCTGGTTGAATCGTTATCACAAGGGGAAGCGTTATCGCTTGCCGGATCTCGGTATGTGCTCGTCGAGTTTCCGAGTGACTCGGTACCGGCTTATGCGGAACAGCTCTTCTTTGGGCTTCAAACAGAAGGATACACACCAATTATTGCGCATCCTGAGCGAAATAAAGAATTTGCGACGAACCCGAAACGACTAATGGACTTTGTATCATCGGGGGCATTGTCACAAATTACAACGAGCAGCTTGACCGGAGCATTCGGAAATAACGTCAAAGACCTCGCATTCGCTTTCCTACGTAACGGCTTGAGCCATTTGATCGCATCAGATGCGCATAGTACGGGGCGACGAACGTTTTATTGGACGGAAGTCGAGAAGGTCGTGCGGGATGAACTCGGTGCAGACAAATGGGGAAATTATGTCATTAACGCAGAAGCAGTCATCAAGGATGATTTTGTATTCATCGACCCGCCGACATTACCGACTAAAAACTGGCGAGGAAAATGGAAAAAATAA
- a CDS encoding CpsD/CapB family tyrosine-protein kinase, translating to MFKFGKKKHKHTQYDKSGRELITVLKPKSPISEQYRTIRTNLEFTAVDDELQTMVITSASSGEGKSTTSSNLAVVYAQQGKRVLLVDCDMRRPTAHFTFRLSNGIGLSTVLAKKTTVDKATHTTQIENLDLIAAGPIPPNPSELLSSKMMDRVLEELKANYDVIILDAPPMMQVADTRLLARKVDGVVLVVGCDKSDRQMVVKAKEQLILADAHIFGVVLNKREPQGSDDHYYYYAYE from the coding sequence ATGTTTAAGTTCGGAAAAAAGAAACATAAGCATACCCAATACGACAAGTCAGGTCGTGAGTTGATTACGGTATTGAAACCGAAGTCGCCAATCTCGGAACAATACCGTACGATCCGCACGAACTTAGAGTTCACGGCGGTCGATGACGAGTTGCAGACGATGGTCATCACGTCAGCCTCGTCCGGTGAAGGGAAATCGACGACATCATCTAACCTCGCGGTTGTTTATGCACAACAAGGGAAGCGAGTGTTGCTCGTCGACTGTGACATGCGTCGTCCGACAGCTCACTTCACATTCCGTTTATCGAACGGGATTGGTCTATCGACAGTATTGGCCAAAAAAACAACGGTGGACAAAGCGACGCACACGACACAAATCGAGAACTTAGACTTGATTGCGGCCGGTCCGATTCCACCAAACCCGTCAGAACTATTGTCATCGAAGATGATGGATCGTGTACTAGAAGAATTAAAAGCGAACTATGACGTCATCATTCTAGATGCACCTCCGATGATGCAAGTGGCAGATACGCGCCTCTTGGCCCGTAAAGTTGACGGCGTCGTCCTCGTCGTCGGTTGTGATAAGTCAGACCGCCAAATGGTCGTCAAAGCAAAAGAACAACTTATTTTGGCTGATGCACATATCTTCGGTGTCGTCTTGAACAAGCGCGAACCACAAGGTAGCGACGATCATTATTACTATTACGCATATGAATAA
- a CDS encoding flavodoxin family protein, with product MKALFLNCSLKGGETTSHTEELIKDIIPHFDKLGVDSEIVRVVDYNVAFGVTEDEGDGDEWPKIFEKVKAADILIIGTPLWLGEKSSVATQVIERLYGGSALTNEKGQAIYYNKVGGVVVTGNEDGAKHACASILYGLSHIGFTVPPNVDTYWVGEAGPGDSYIDAGRDNAFTKKNGRVMAYNLYHFATMLKQTPIPAEGNVME from the coding sequence ATGAAAGCCCTATTTTTGAACTGTTCATTGAAAGGCGGGGAAACGACCTCGCACACGGAAGAGTTGATAAAGGATATCATTCCGCACTTCGACAAACTCGGGGTCGACTCGGAAATCGTCCGTGTCGTCGACTACAACGTCGCCTTCGGCGTGACCGAAGATGAAGGCGACGGGGATGAGTGGCCAAAAATCTTTGAGAAAGTAAAAGCCGCCGACATCCTCATCATCGGCACACCGCTTTGGCTCGGTGAGAAGAGCAGCGTCGCCACGCAAGTCATCGAGCGGTTATATGGGGGCAGTGCCTTGACGAACGAAAAAGGCCAGGCCATCTATTACAACAAGGTCGGCGGTGTCGTTGTGACGGGGAACGAGGACGGGGCGAAGCACGCCTGTGCGTCCATCTTGTACGGGCTATCCCATATCGGCTTCACCGTCCCGCCGAACGTCGACACGTACTGGGTCGGCGAGGCCGGACCAGGGGACTCGTATATCGATGCGGGCCGCGATAACGCCTTCACGAAAAAGAACGGGCGCGTGATGGCGTATAACTTGTATCATTTCGCCACTATGTTAAAACAGACGCCAATCCCGGCGGAAGGAAACGTAATGGAATAA
- a CDS encoding YveK family protein encodes MKEETISLGELFSILKRSKWLIASLAIIAALIAFLVSSFVISPTYEASTQVLVAPKQGENMPLDNSQIQSSVTLVNTYRVIIQSPAILEQVQENVIGAPDNIANLITVNSEQNSQVINIKVQHTNPVLATDIANEISDVFSTEVPELMSVDNVKVLSNASVPMLPVSPNILLNTAIATVLGMMIGVAMAFLRVVLDRRIKTEQDVETILELPVLGSIPVIDKVEMRQQRQANVKGERVHV; translated from the coding sequence ATGAAAGAAGAAACAATTTCCCTTGGAGAACTATTCTCCATTTTAAAACGGAGCAAATGGCTCATCGCAAGTTTAGCAATCATCGCGGCGTTAATCGCCTTTTTAGTGAGCTCATTCGTCATTAGTCCAACATATGAAGCATCGACACAAGTACTCGTGGCACCGAAACAAGGCGAAAATATGCCTCTAGATAACAGCCAGATTCAATCATCAGTAACGTTGGTCAACACATACCGGGTCATCATTCAAAGTCCAGCCATTTTAGAGCAGGTTCAAGAAAATGTAATCGGTGCCCCTGATAATATTGCAAACTTAATCACAGTCAACAGCGAACAAAACTCGCAGGTCATCAACATTAAAGTTCAACATACGAACCCGGTGCTCGCCACCGATATCGCCAACGAGATTAGCGATGTCTTCTCGACAGAAGTACCTGAATTGATGAGCGTCGACAACGTCAAAGTTCTCTCGAACGCATCAGTCCCGATGTTGCCGGTTAGCCCGAACATCTTATTGAACACGGCCATTGCGACAGTTCTTGGAATGATGATCGGTGTGGCTATGGCATTCCTGAGAGTAGTGCTCGATCGTCGAATCAAGACAGAACAAGATGTCGAGACGATTTTGGAACTTCCGGTTCTCGGATCGATTCCTGTCATCGATAAAGTCGAAATGCGTCAACAACGTCAAGCTAACGTGAAAGGTGAACGAGTCCATGTTTAA
- a CDS encoding spore coat protein, producing MGITENLKRASKQRDELIAVDMLITAKSVVRAYAVAVTETASPEVRKVLVKQMNQAIEDHAEIADYMIQNDMYMAYDIEKQLKHDKDKVDKAMELIKD from the coding sequence ATGGGAATCACAGAAAACTTGAAACGCGCGAGTAAACAGAGGGATGAGTTGATTGCGGTAGACATGCTCATCACAGCGAAGTCGGTCGTCCGAGCCTATGCGGTGGCGGTGACCGAGACGGCATCACCGGAAGTTCGGAAAGTGCTCGTCAAACAGATGAATCAAGCGATTGAGGACCATGCCGAGATTGCCGACTATATGATTCAAAACGATATGTACATGGCGTATGATATCGAGAAACAGTTGAAGCACGATAAAGATAAAGTCGACAAGGCGATGGAATTGATTAAAGACTGA
- the gnd gene encoding phosphogluconate dehydrogenase (NAD(+)-dependent, decarboxylating) has translation MELGMIGLGKMGMNLALNLTDGGHRVLGYDPGNVSTSQFETKQSLEEVVEGLKAPRVIWVMVPAGDVTEHVLNDLHALLSPGDIVIDGGNSNYKESMRRAEHFKDKLIYFLDVGTSGGMEGARHGACTMIGGDMEAFGKIEELFRDVSTDNGYLYAGPSGSGHFLKMIHNGIEYGMMQAIAEGFEILEKSPFEYDHEQVARVWNHGSVVRSWLMELTERAFHKDAKLDEIKGVMHASGEGKWTVETALEYGVPAPVIAMSLMMRQRSLEEDTFSGKVVAALRNEFGGHAVEKK, from the coding sequence ATGGAATTAGGGATGATCGGACTTGGGAAAATGGGGATGAACTTGGCGCTCAATTTGACGGATGGGGGGCACCGGGTGCTCGGCTATGATCCTGGCAACGTGTCGACGAGTCAATTCGAGACAAAACAGTCGCTCGAAGAAGTCGTCGAGGGCCTTAAAGCGCCGCGCGTCATCTGGGTGATGGTACCCGCCGGCGACGTGACCGAGCACGTCTTGAACGACTTGCATGCGCTCTTGTCACCGGGAGATATCGTCATCGACGGCGGCAACTCGAACTATAAGGAGTCGATGCGCCGGGCCGAGCACTTCAAAGACAAGCTCATCTATTTCTTAGACGTTGGGACGAGTGGCGGCATGGAAGGGGCACGTCACGGTGCCTGCACGATGATTGGCGGGGACATGGAGGCGTTCGGCAAAATCGAGGAGTTGTTCCGTGACGTGTCGACGGACAATGGCTACTTATACGCCGGACCGAGTGGCAGTGGCCACTTCTTGAAGATGATTCATAACGGCATCGAGTACGGCATGATGCAGGCCATCGCCGAAGGGTTTGAGATCCTCGAGAAGAGCCCGTTCGAGTATGACCACGAGCAAGTCGCCCGCGTCTGGAACCACGGCTCGGTCGTCCGCTCGTGGCTGATGGAGCTGACCGAGCGCGCGTTCCATAAGGATGCAAAGCTCGACGAGATTAAAGGGGTCATGCATGCGTCGGGTGAAGGCAAATGGACGGTCGAGACGGCGCTCGAGTACGGCGTACCGGCACCGGTCATCGCCATGTCGCTCATGATGCGACAACGTTCGCTCGAGGAGGACACGTTCTCCGGGAAAGTCGTCGCGGCGCTACGGAACGAGTTCGGTGGGCATGCGGTGGAGAAAAAGTGA
- a CDS encoding MDR family MFS transporter → MESYRWDLNLKVRLFGEGLFNLLFWMYFPFITVYFAQTLGVELAGLLMAVPPLFLLLGSLIGGSLADEIGRRPVMLVGTFAQGILFLAFAFSTNGYIDYITYIGIGFMGAIYKPASSAMVADLVPAEHLRDVFATFMASNNIGAVLGPILGAILFFEHRQALLLGCAVVLFGYGLLLAALTRETRPAATGKTVAKTFRTQGKSYATILRDPLFRLYLIAGVFALIPIMQLDVYLPVYLIEQAPATFDVSNTVLFGWLVSYNGLLFVVFIIPVTRVFRAWDERSVFLLSTFLAGFGTFLVAFSSNIWYLLVVTTVFTFGELIRSPVSQSFVSRYAPAESRGQYLAADTLQNTIGKFLAPVTVLVSGFVSPLAVFTLILLSALIGMALYARLFNQLT, encoded by the coding sequence ATGGAATCATACCGCTGGGACCTTAATCTGAAGGTCCGCTTGTTCGGAGAAGGGCTATTCAATCTCTTGTTCTGGATGTACTTCCCGTTCATCACCGTCTATTTCGCCCAGACGCTCGGCGTCGAGCTGGCCGGTCTGCTCATGGCCGTGCCGCCGCTGTTTCTGTTGCTTGGCAGTTTAATCGGCGGTTCGCTCGCAGACGAGATCGGACGCCGCCCCGTCATGCTCGTCGGGACGTTCGCGCAAGGGATCTTGTTCCTCGCCTTCGCCTTCTCGACGAACGGCTACATCGATTACATCACCTATATCGGCATCGGCTTCATGGGCGCCATCTATAAGCCGGCCAGCTCGGCCATGGTCGCCGACCTCGTGCCGGCCGAACACTTGCGGGACGTGTTCGCGACGTTCATGGCGTCGAACAATATCGGTGCCGTGCTCGGTCCCATCCTCGGGGCGATCCTGTTCTTCGAACATCGCCAGGCGCTCCTCCTCGGCTGCGCCGTCGTCCTGTTTGGATACGGGTTGTTGCTCGCGGCACTCACCCGTGAGACACGACCGGCCGCGACCGGGAAGACGGTCGCGAAGACATTCCGCACCCAAGGAAAGTCGTATGCAACGATTTTGCGCGACCCGCTGTTCCGCCTCTACTTGATTGCCGGCGTGTTCGCTTTGATCCCGATTATGCAGCTCGACGTGTATTTGCCCGTCTATCTGATCGAACAGGCACCGGCCACGTTCGACGTCTCGAACACGGTCCTGTTCGGCTGGCTCGTCTCCTATAACGGCCTCTTGTTCGTCGTCTTCATCATCCCGGTCACGCGCGTGTTCCGGGCGTGGGACGAACGGAGCGTCTTCCTGTTGTCGACGTTTCTCGCCGGCTTCGGGACGTTCCTCGTCGCCTTCTCGTCAAACATCTGGTATTTGCTCGTCGTCACGACCGTGTTCACGTTCGGCGAGTTGATCCGCTCCCCGGTCAGCCAGAGTTTCGTCAGCCGTTACGCACCAGCCGAGTCACGCGGACAATATCTCGCGGCCGACACGCTCCAAAACACGATTGGCAAGTTCCTTGCGCCGGTGACGGTGCTCGTCTCAGGCTTCGTCTCCCCGCTCGCCGTGTTCACGCTCATCTTGCTGTCGGCGCTCATCGGGATGGCACTCTACGCCAGACTGTTCAATCAGCTGACATGA
- the galE gene encoding UDP-glucose 4-epimerase GalE — protein sequence MNTILVTGGAGYIGTHTVLQLLEEGRDVIVLDNLSNSRREALERVEEMTGKSVTFYLGDILDRELLEQIFLTHTIDAVIHFAGLKAVGESVSEPLRYYENNVVGTTVLLEVMNAFDVKRIVFSSSATVYGMPERTPIDESFPLSATNPYGRTKLMIEDIMRDLAVADPSWSIALLRYFNPIGAHESGQIGEDPFDIPNNLMPYITQVAVGRLNELSVFGDDYDTPDGTGVRDYIHVVDLAEGHLKALDYVMDHTGAEAFNLGTGTGYSVLDLVQAFEAESGKPVPYKVTPRRPGDIAICFADPSKSKQVLGWEAKHDVRAMCRDAWNWQSSNPNGYRA from the coding sequence ATGAACACCATTTTAGTCACAGGTGGTGCTGGTTATATCGGTACCCATACCGTGTTACAATTACTTGAGGAAGGACGGGACGTTATCGTCCTCGACAACTTATCAAACAGTCGTCGTGAAGCACTCGAACGTGTTGAAGAAATGACCGGAAAATCAGTCACCTTTTACCTCGGCGATATCCTTGATCGCGAGTTACTCGAACAAATCTTTTTGACACATACAATTGACGCTGTCATCCACTTCGCCGGACTGAAGGCCGTCGGTGAATCCGTATCGGAGCCACTCCGCTATTACGAGAACAACGTCGTCGGCACGACCGTGTTACTTGAAGTCATGAATGCGTTCGACGTGAAACGGATCGTCTTCAGCTCATCGGCGACCGTATACGGCATGCCAGAACGGACACCGATTGACGAATCATTCCCGCTCAGCGCGACGAACCCATACGGCCGGACGAAACTGATGATCGAAGACATCATGCGCGACCTTGCTGTCGCTGATCCATCGTGGAGCATCGCTCTCTTACGTTACTTCAACCCAATCGGTGCCCATGAATCGGGTCAAATCGGTGAAGATCCGTTCGATATCCCGAACAACTTGATGCCGTACATCACGCAAGTCGCTGTCGGTCGCTTGAACGAGTTGAGCGTATTCGGTGACGACTACGATACACCTGACGGAACTGGTGTCCGCGACTATATTCACGTCGTCGACTTGGCCGAGGGTCACTTGAAGGCGCTCGACTACGTCATGGACCATACTGGTGCCGAAGCGTTCAACCTCGGAACCGGCACAGGTTATAGCGTGCTCGACCTTGTCCAAGCGTTCGAGGCCGAGAGTGGCAAACCTGTCCCTTACAAAGTGACACCGCGGCGCCCAGGTGATATCGCCATCTGCTTCGCCGACCCATCGAAATCGAAACAAGTGCTCGGTTGGGAAGCAAAACATGACGTCCGTGCCATGTGCCGTGACGCCTGGAACTGGCAATCGAGCAACCCGAACGGATATCGGGCATAA
- a CDS encoding LCP family protein gives MARHKKKSRWKKVLAITLGVMTIFLVAGGLFVWSMYRDVNETVTKVNDNLDISQERKQVETIEQKESISVLLLGIDRRDGEQGRSDSIIVMTLNPTTDEGAMLSIPRDTKTEIVGKGTNDKINHAYAFGGAEMAMDTVEGLLDIPIDYVVEADMEAFTEVVDALGGITVTNNFAFSSDGYNYPVGQVDLNGASALSYARMRYDDPNGDFGRQERQRAVVAAIVEKGRSDFSIDKVTKLLDVAGNRAKTNIEFNELVTLSTDYMKAFRNASTLRIEGSGGLEADGIYYWNPDSASLADVQAELQRLMN, from the coding sequence ATGGCGAGACATAAGAAGAAATCAAGATGGAAAAAGGTGTTGGCGATCACGCTCGGCGTCATGACAATCTTTCTCGTTGCTGGGGGCTTGTTCGTCTGGTCGATGTACCGCGACGTCAACGAGACGGTGACGAAAGTGAATGACAATCTCGACATCAGTCAGGAACGGAAGCAGGTCGAGACGATCGAGCAGAAAGAGTCGATTTCGGTGCTGTTGCTCGGGATTGACCGGCGTGACGGCGAGCAGGGGCGGAGTGACTCGATTATCGTCATGACGCTCAACCCGACGACGGATGAAGGGGCAATGCTCAGCATCCCGCGCGATACGAAGACGGAGATCGTCGGGAAAGGCACGAACGATAAAATCAACCATGCCTACGCGTTCGGTGGAGCAGAGATGGCGATGGACACGGTCGAAGGGTTGCTCGACATCCCGATCGATTACGTCGTCGAGGCGGATATGGAGGCGTTCACCGAGGTCGTCGACGCGCTCGGCGGCATCACGGTGACGAACAACTTCGCGTTCTCGTCGGACGGCTACAACTATCCCGTCGGTCAGGTCGATTTGAATGGCGCATCGGCATTGTCGTACGCTCGGATGCGTTATGACGACCCGAACGGTGACTTCGGTCGCCAAGAGCGGCAACGTGCCGTCGTTGCGGCCATCGTCGAGAAGGGACGTTCCGACTTCTCGATCGACAAAGTGACGAAGCTATTGGACGTCGCCGGCAACCGGGCCAAGACGAACATCGAGTTCAATGAGCTTGTGACGCTGTCGACGGACTATATGAAGGCGTTCCGCAACGCCAGTACGCTCCGCATCGAAGGGTCAGGCGGATTGGAGGCGGACGGGATCTATTACTGGAACCCGGATTCGGCCTCGCTCGCCGACGTCCAAGCCGAGCTACAGCGCTTGATGAACTGA
- the galU gene encoding UTP--glucose-1-phosphate uridylyltransferase GalU, with amino-acid sequence MTAKRVKKAVIPAAGLGTRFLPATKAMPKEMLPIVDKPTIQYIIEEAVESGIEDILIVTGKGKRAIEDHFDSVPELEQTLIEKGKSEFLKLVEETTNINIHFIRQSKPMGLGHAVLQAKAFVGDEPFVVMLGDDIVQSEIPCTKQLIDQYYKTERSIIGVQPVLSDVTHRYGIVDPKETLENGLHKVESFVEKPAPGTEPSNLAILGRYLFSPQIFNFLETQVPGSGGEIQLTDAITRLNEVEHVFAYEFTGKRYDVGEKLGFIRTTIEFALNRPDLEKEVLVILKELITNYEGRTIYR; translated from the coding sequence ATGACAGCCAAAAGAGTAAAGAAAGCCGTAATTCCCGCAGCTGGCTTAGGCACACGTTTTCTACCAGCGACAAAAGCGATGCCGAAAGAAATGTTGCCAATTGTCGATAAACCAACAATTCAATATATCATCGAAGAAGCAGTTGAATCAGGAATAGAAGATATTTTAATTGTCACTGGAAAAGGTAAACGTGCAATCGAGGATCATTTTGATTCGGTGCCAGAGTTAGAGCAAACATTGATTGAAAAAGGCAAGTCAGAATTTTTGAAACTTGTTGAAGAAACGACGAATATCAACATTCATTTTATCCGTCAGTCAAAACCAATGGGTCTTGGTCATGCTGTCCTTCAAGCGAAGGCTTTTGTTGGGGATGAGCCATTTGTAGTAATGCTTGGAGATGATATTGTACAGTCAGAGATTCCGTGTACTAAACAATTAATTGATCAATACTACAAAACAGAACGTTCAATCATTGGAGTACAGCCAGTCTTAAGCGATGTCACTCATCGTTATGGAATAGTTGATCCGAAAGAAACACTAGAAAATGGTTTACATAAAGTCGAGTCTTTTGTAGAAAAGCCAGCGCCAGGTACTGAGCCATCGAACTTAGCTATTTTGGGCCGCTATTTATTTTCTCCCCAAATATTTAATTTCTTAGAAACACAAGTTCCAGGATCGGGTGGTGAAATCCAATTAACGGACGCCATTACACGTTTAAACGAAGTTGAACATGTATTTGCTTACGAATTCACTGGTAAACGATATGACGTGGGCGAAAAACTAGGTTTTATCCGTACTACTATCGAATTCGCTTTGAATAGACCAGATTTGGAAAAAGAAGTTTTAGTTATTTTGAAAGAACTAATCACTAATTATGAAGGGAGAACAATATATAGATGA
- a CDS encoding DUF2512 family protein: protein MEVNHGKALSIKLGALLVIFIAVLTLGFEVPWYHAAWISIAVGFIAYGVGDMFVLRKFGNLPATIADFGLVFFLTWFFLWLLDFDLAADSNFAWMALYTAIVTAIVEFFFHKWLLNHKRREADVHARPSTR, encoded by the coding sequence ATGGAAGTGAATCATGGAAAGGCATTGAGTATCAAACTAGGAGCTTTGCTCGTTATCTTTATCGCGGTTTTGACACTCGGATTTGAGGTTCCATGGTATCACGCCGCATGGATTTCAATTGCAGTCGGGTTCATCGCCTATGGGGTGGGCGATATGTTCGTGTTACGGAAATTTGGAAATCTCCCTGCAACGATTGCAGATTTCGGGCTCGTCTTCTTCTTGACGTGGTTCTTCTTATGGCTCCTTGACTTTGATCTTGCAGCTGACTCGAATTTTGCATGGATGGCACTCTATACGGCCATCGTGACCGCCATCGTGGAATTCTTCTTCCACAAGTGGCTATTGAACCATAAACGTAGAGAAGCGGACGTCCACGCCCGCCCATCGACACGTTAA
- a CDS encoding LCP family protein, whose amino-acid sequence MEEQKKRVKKRRKKSSPAKRIAKIAGLVVGLFLLIGVGAAVYLYNQVDSTVERLNESTGLSPERMQPETIENKKPISVLLLGVDRRADEQGRSDSIIVMTLNPNTDQSAMLSIPRDTKTEIVGKETSDKINHAYAFGGAEMALDTVENLLDIPIDYVAEVDMKGFQDTVDLLGGVNVTNNLAFTSGEHTFEPGALTLNGSEALAYTRMRYDDPSGDFGRQERQRDVITALVNKGKDDFSISKFNNMLDVLGNNAKTNMTFKDIRTLSSDYMAAFKNQDVLRLEGAGGKESDGIYYWNPDAASLEDVKSYLGQLMEQ is encoded by the coding sequence ATGGAAGAGCAAAAGAAGCGAGTAAAAAAACGTCGGAAAAAGAGTTCTCCAGCTAAACGGATTGCAAAAATTGCGGGACTCGTCGTAGGGTTGTTCTTGCTCATCGGAGTCGGTGCAGCTGTCTATCTATATAATCAAGTCGATTCGACCGTCGAGCGGTTGAACGAGTCGACGGGCCTCAGCCCTGAGCGCATGCAACCAGAAACTATCGAAAACAAGAAGCCAATCTCGGTCCTTCTCCTCGGCGTCGACCGTCGTGCCGACGAGCAGGGTCGCAGTGACTCGATTATCGTCATGACGCTCAACCCGAACACGGATCAAAGCGCGATGCTCAGCATCCCGCGTGACACGAAGACGGAGATTGTCGGCAAAGAGACATCTGATAAGATTAACCACGCTTATGCATTCGGTGGGGCCGAGATGGCACTCGACACGGTCGAGAACTTACTCGACATCCCAATCGATTACGTGGCAGAAGTCGACATGAAAGGCTTCCAAGACACGGTCGATCTCCTCGGCGGCGTCAACGTGACGAACAACTTGGCGTTCACGTCAGGTGAGCACACGTTCGAACCGGGCGCACTCACGCTCAACGGGTCAGAGGCGCTCGCTTACACGCGCATGCGCTATGACGATCCGAGCGGGGACTTCGGTCGCCAAGAGCGCCAACGTGACGTCATCACGGCGCTCGTCAACAAAGGCAAAGACGACTTCTCAATCTCGAAGTTCAACAACATGCTCGACGTGCTCGGCAACAACGCCAAGACGAACATGACGTTCAAAGACATCCGGACGCTCTCGAGCGACTATATGGCTGCTTTCAAAAACCAGGACGTCCTTCGCCTCGAAGGAGCGGGCGGGAAAGAAAGCGACGGCATCTATTACTGGAACCCGGATGCTGCTTCACTTGAAGACGTGAAGTCGTATCTCGGACAATTGATGGAACAATGA
- a CDS encoding YihY/virulence factor BrkB family protein, whose product MLDRLIRLVIDVRHRFKDHHINDYSATLAFFWFLAIFPTFVLLFAVMARLGIDDALLIEQIEILIPGSSVREMLSIVYDVSGNINAGLVSIGAIIAVWSASNGTARLVKLTVFAYGETEARSYVVRRLIGLLTLIAFSLGAVILIVFHIFGRELVELMYTWFPWLEDFDRLATLTRYTVSTVILIFAFSLFYKIAPQQYVKFTETLPGAVFAVISWQLLSTGYSVYVDQFSMFGDTYGTIGVVILLQIWLYLTAATMLLGAEINAAWPNHMRRTRYKMHFP is encoded by the coding sequence GTGCTCGACCGCCTGATCCGCCTCGTCATCGACGTCCGCCATCGGTTCAAGGACCACCATATCAACGACTATAGCGCGACGCTCGCGTTCTTTTGGTTTCTCGCCATCTTCCCGACGTTCGTCCTCTTGTTCGCGGTCATGGCGCGGCTCGGCATCGACGACGCCTTGTTGATCGAACAGATTGAAATCTTGATTCCGGGCTCGAGCGTGCGCGAGATGCTGTCAATCGTCTATGACGTCAGCGGCAACATCAACGCCGGTCTCGTCTCGATCGGGGCCATCATCGCCGTCTGGTCGGCGTCGAACGGGACGGCTCGCCTCGTCAAGCTGACCGTGTTCGCCTATGGGGAGACGGAGGCCCGTAGTTACGTCGTCCGTCGCTTGATCGGGCTGCTCACGCTCATTGCCTTCAGCCTCGGCGCTGTCATCTTGATCGTGTTCCATATTTTCGGACGCGAGTTAGTCGAGCTCATGTACACATGGTTCCCCTGGCTCGAGGACTTCGACCGGTTGGCGACGCTCACGCGCTACACGGTGTCGACCGTCATCCTCATCTTCGCATTCTCGCTCTTCTACAAGATCGCCCCGCAGCAATACGTCAAGTTCACCGAGACGCTCCCGGGTGCCGTCTTCGCCGTCATCTCGTGGCAGCTGTTGTCGACGGGCTATAGCGTCTACGTCGATCAATTCTCGATGTTCGGTGATACGTACGGGACGATCGGCGTCGTCATCCTATTGCAGATTTGGCTCTATTTGACGGCGGCGACGATGTTACTCGGGGCTGAAATCAATGCGGCCTGGCCGAACCACATGCGTCGTACACGGTACAAGATGCATTTTCCATGA
- a CDS encoding spore coat protein, translated as MAENKLAIHEILEIHEILTMKQTGLVRGHVSEPLIKDEKLQKIAQNHLSHAEQVIKELKELLPNRQ; from the coding sequence ATGGCAGAAAATAAGTTAGCGATTCACGAGATTTTAGAGATTCATGAGATTTTGACGATGAAACAAACAGGTCTCGTCCGGGGACATGTGAGCGAGCCACTCATCAAAGATGAGAAGTTACAAAAGATTGCCCAAAACCATTTATCACATGCGGAACAAGTGATTAAAGAGTTGAAAGAATTACTACCAAATCGTCAATGA